A window of Bacteroidales bacterium contains these coding sequences:
- a CDS encoding site-specific integrase yields MLEGAAWSHSRRFWYIPAEQFRLSEVFNALNPVAWLDYSALKSEKTTTGEYPVENKAENEITEKQQRILSQETITKLDEFHRWLAHKRYSPSTIKTYLGALKSFLQYTAHKALAEIGNEDVVAYVNDVIIANHLSFAYQNQTVNALKLFFREVMKGKIEVEKIERPRREHKLPNVLSKSEVKAILDAPVNLKHQAMLSLIYACGLRRSELLNLKPEHVDSKRGLLIIKQAKGRKDRVAPISEKLITLLRDYYKKYHPQTWMFEGQQGGTQYAEASLAKVLQSACAKANIKKAVTLHWLRHSYATHLLESGTDLRYIQELLGHKSSKTTEIYTHVTDKSLQKIKSPFDDL; encoded by the coding sequence ATGCTTGAAGGGGCTGCATGGAGTCATAGCCGCCGCTTTTGGTACATTCCGGCTGAGCAGTTCAGGTTGAGCGAGGTGTTCAACGCATTAAACCCGGTGGCCTGGCTGGATTACTCGGCGCTGAAAAGCGAAAAAACAACCACCGGTGAATATCCTGTGGAAAACAAAGCTGAAAATGAGATAACAGAAAAGCAACAACGCATTTTATCTCAGGAAACCATTACAAAATTGGATGAATTCCACCGATGGCTTGCGCACAAAAGGTACAGTCCTTCGACCATAAAAACCTACCTGGGAGCCCTAAAAAGCTTTTTGCAATACACAGCCCACAAAGCGCTGGCAGAAATCGGCAACGAGGATGTGGTGGCTTATGTTAATGATGTGATTATTGCCAATCACCTCAGTTTTGCTTACCAAAACCAGACCGTGAATGCGTTGAAACTCTTTTTCAGGGAGGTGATGAAGGGCAAGATTGAAGTGGAAAAAATTGAACGCCCGAGGCGTGAGCATAAACTTCCGAATGTATTGAGTAAATCCGAGGTGAAAGCCATTTTGGATGCACCGGTCAACCTGAAACACCAGGCCATGCTGAGCCTGATTTATGCCTGCGGCCTGCGACGCAGTGAACTCCTTAATCTTAAACCAGAACATGTGGATTCAAAGCGCGGGCTGTTGATCATTAAACAGGCAAAAGGACGCAAAGACCGTGTTGCACCGATTTCCGAAAAACTCATCACCTTACTCAGAGATTACTATAAAAAGTATCACCCGCAAACCTGGATGTTTGAGGGACAACAGGGAGGAACCCAATACGCTGAGGCAAGCCTGGCAAAAGTTTTACAAAGCGCATGTGCAAAAGCAAACATCAAAAAGGCCGTAACATTACACTGGCTAAGGCATTCTTATGCAACACATTTACTGGAAAGCGGCACCGATCTCCGTTACATACAGGAACTCCTTGGGCACAAAAGCAGTAAAACAACAGAAATCTATACCCACGTCACCGACAAAAGCCTGCAAAAAATTAAATCGCCCTTTGACGATTTGTGA